TGGGATAAATATTCAAAGAAAGATTTTAAGCTTCTCTTTGAGTTGTCAGATGGATACAAGGATTTTATGTCCAGGTGTAAAACTGAAAGAGAATGTGTAAGAGAATTTATATTAAGAGCTGAAAAAAATGGGTATAAGGATTTGGAAAGTATTATAAATGAAAAGGCTGTCTTAAAACCAGGTGATAAAGTTTATGCCAACAATAAGGATAAAACTTTAGCACTTTTTATAATTGGAAATAAAGATATACAAGAGGGTATGAGAATACTGGGAGCTCATGTAGATTCTCCAAGAATTGATTTAAAACAAAATCCTCTCTATGAAGATACAGAGCTGGCACTTTTGGATACTCATTATTACGGGGGTATAAAAAAATATCAGTGGGTTACAATTCCTCTTGCCATTCACGGGGTAGTAGTAAAAAAAGATGGTAGTAAAGTAGAAATAGTGGTGGGAGAAAAAGAGGATGAACCTGTGGTTGGAATATCTGATTTACTTGTACATTTATCTTCAACCCAAATGGAGAGAAAAGCAAACAAAGTAATAGAAGGAGAGGATTTAAACATATTAGTTGGAAGTATTCCAATTCAGGATAAGGAGGCTAAAGATAGGGTAAAACAAAATATTTTGAGGCTATTAAATGATAAATATAAAATGGAAGAAGAAGATTTTGTATCTGCTGAACTGGAGGTAGTTCCTGCAGGACCTGCTAGGGACTTTGGCCTGGATAGAAGTATGATTATGGCTTATGGACAGGATGATAGAATATGTGCATACACTTCTTTTGTGGCAATGATGAATATAAACAATCCCGACAAGACCTGTGCTACTCTTTTAGTAGATAAAGAAGAAATAGGAAGTGTAGGGGCTACTGGAATGCATTCAAGATTTTTTGAAAATACAGTGGCAGAAATTATAGCACTTTGTGGAGATTATAATGATTTAAAATTAAGGAGAGTTTTAACGAATTCAAAAATGTTGTCTTCAGATGTTAGTGCTGCTTTTGATCCCAACTACCCTTCTGTTATGGAAAAAAACAATTCAGCTTATTTTGGCAAGGGGATAGTATTTAATAAATATACTGGTTCTAAGGGTAAATCTGGATGCAATGATGCAAATCCAGAATATATAGCTGAACTAAGGAATATAATGGAAAAAGATGATGTGTACTGGCAAACTTCAGAACTTGGAAAGGTGGATCAAGGGGGAGGAGGAACTATAGCCTATATATTGGCACGATATAATATGCAGGTTATAGACTGCGGCATAGCACTACAAAATATGCATGCACCTTGGGAAGTTGCCAGCAAAGCTGATATATATGAGGCCGTAAAAGGGTATACTGCTTTTTTAAATAGAATATAACAAAAAATGCTGTATCAAGTGATTCTTAGGTTCGGTTGGGGTTTGCTATAGAGAAATGCCTATCCCCACCTGAACCTTATTTTTAGTACATGTAAAAATTAATATAGTTACATACTATTTAGTTTATCTAAAAATATATTTATTCCATCCTCATCTAAAAAAACTTCACCTATGGCATGAGAATGTTTTGAACTCTTATCTTTTTGTGAAGTGCTGCCATGGAAATCAGATCCTGCAGTTATCATTTTGTTGTATTTTTTAGCATATTCTATAAATTTATTTGTATCTTCTGCACTATTGTTAGCATAAATTGCTTCTATACCGTGGAAAGGAAGCTTGATTAATTCTTCTATATCAATGTCCTTTATAAGTACAGGATGGGCTAATACAACTAAAGCATTTAATGATTGAAGTATTTTTATGCCTTCCAATGTAGAAAGCTTTTTATTGGGAACATAAGCGGCACAGGATTCGCCTATAAAGTTTTTAAATATATCTTGAAAACTATAATTATATCCCTCATCTATAATGGCTTGAGCAATATGAGGTCTTGTAATAATTCCATGAGCATTTTTTACTATATTCTCATAAGAAATATTTATATTAAAAAATTTATTTAGATTATAAACTATTTTTTTGCCCCTTTCTACTCTGTATGAATCCATTTCTTTTAAAAAATTTTTAAATTTCAATGATATAAAAGAGGGGTCTTTGAAATAGCCTAGTATATGGACACTTTTGTTATTATATAAGGTAGATAACTCAAGGCCAGGAATAACCTTTATATTTACCTTTTCTCCTTGGTATAAAGCACTGTCTATACCAGATATGGTATCGTGATCTGTTATAGCTATTATATCCAAACCTGCTTTTTTTGAATTAGTTACTATTTCCGCAGGAGATAGTTTTCCGTCAGAAGCAGTTGTATGTAAATGAAAATCTCCTTTTTTATACAATAAAATCACCTACTTGTTAAAATTTGATATATATAAATTATACTTTAAAAAAGAAATATTTTATATAAAATATTGGATTAATATAATTTTTATATATAAAATATTTCTATTTGTAATAAATATTGACTTATTTTCATATAAACTTATAGTGTAATAATTTTTATATGGAGCAAACTTATAATGTAATATAAAACAAAGAATATAAAAAAGAATATAGAAAAAGAGGAGGAAATTAATCATGGCAAGTAACAGAACAAATAGAGTTTTAGTTCCCCAGGCTAAAGAGGCTTTGAATAGATTTAAAATGGAATCAGCAAGGGAAGTAGGAGTGAATTTAAAAGAAGGATACAATGGAGATCTTACTTCAAGAGAAGCAGGCTCTGTAGGTGGAAATATGGTTAAAAAAATGGTTCAGGCGTATGAACAGAACTTAAAATAGAATAAACATGAATTAAAGTCAGATGAAATTTATTTCATCTGACTTTTTTAATGCAATTTAATATACTTTTTAAATATTTTAATAGAAATATATAAATTCATAGAATAAATTATTTTATGCCGCTTATTTTACCTCTAAGGGCTTTTATTCGTCCATTTACATAGTTTAAAAGTTCAGGTTTATTGTCCTTTATATTCATTGGGGCATTGGAAACTATACTTATAACATTCAATCTGTTGGAATTTATTTCGCTAGCAATTTCATGAGCTAAATGCTTATCTTTGGTCTTCCAATAAGCATTATTGAATTCGTTTGCTTGTTTTTTATTATAGTATCCTTTTTCAATGCCGAATTGAAATAAATCGGCAGCAGATTCTAACTCATCCAAATCTCTGGATTTTAAAGTTTCATCAATAAGAGTTTGAAATGTTTTCATTATTATACTCCTTTTCAATAAATTGTTGGAACTAATATATCTATACTTTTAAACTTGAAATTTGTTCTATATAGACAATATTACTTATACCTTTTTTCTTTTATTTTGTCAATATCGATTTTAAATATACATAATACGAGTGCTTTATATATAAAATATTGCAGATTATATATATTTTTGTCAATATGTTAAGTTTAAAAAGATTTTTATTTTTAAATATTTTTTGTGATTTAGGTAAAGACTATGTTTATGTAAAATAAATATTTTATTGAAAAGGAGTGACTTTCGTGGGTGATACAAAAAGAGAGTCAGAGAAATCTTCTATAGGTGGTTATATAGTAAGATTTATTTTAACAGTAATTGTACTGGGGATAACTTCATTCTTAACACCTGGTTTTAGAATAGTAGGACTATGGTCTTATTTAGTGGCAGCAGTTGTGATAAGCTTAATAGACTATTTTGTAGAAAAATTTATGGGTGTAGATGCGTCTCCTTTTGGAAAAGGAATAAAGGGTTTTATAATTGCAGCTATAATATTGTATTTAACTCAATTCTTAGTGCCTAATATGAGTGTATCTATATTGGGAGCTATTATTGCATCAGTTGTTATAGGAATATTGGATGCTGTAATCCCTGGAAGAGTAATGTAAAATGTTGTTTTTTTAGATTTAATTCTTAATAATGATATAAATTACAATCTAATAACAAAATTTAATATTTTTGTTTAGAATAATTTTTACACACCGAAATTGATAAATTACTTCAATTTTGGTGTGTTTTTGTATTGAATAATATTAATATTTAATTACTAATAGAATGTTTAGTATTTTTCAATTTTTTGTTATAATTAAAAAAACAATATTTACTTGGAATTGTTTGCTTATAAATATTAGACAAAAATATATTAAAAGTTAGTTTGGATTTAATAGACCAATATTCATATATAATATAAGAGATGAACTAATTAGAGATGGAGGGATAACAAAATGTTTGAATGGAAGGATGATTATAATTGTGGCATTAAAAGGATAGATGAAGAGCATAAGAGACTCTTTGAAATAGGTGAATCTGTATACGATCTTATAATAAATGAAAACCATGTAGATTATTTTGGGGATGTTTTAAATTTAATTGATGACCTTAAAGAATATACTGTGTATCATTTTGAAGATGAAGAAAGAATAATGAAGCTTTATGATTATCCCAAGTACAAGGAACAAAAAAAAGCTCATGATGCCTTTATAAATAAAATCGAAAGTTTAGATTTGGAAGAACTAGATGAGGACATACAAAAATCTGTATTAAAATTATTGGATTTTATTTATGATTGGATATCAAAACATATACTAGGTATGGATTTGAAGTTAAAAGATTATTTTGATAGTCTAAAACCAAAAAAATCAAATGAATCAATTTAAAATATATTTTGAGCTTTGTCATAATGAGTAGAGAAATGTATTAAAATACCATTGACTAATATTTACTTATAGTACATAATGTATTTGTACTATAAGTGAATATTTAAGATAGAGGCGCAAAATTTATAAGTAAAGTTTTGGAGGTAAGCACAATGAAGGGACTTGAAAGGAAATTTTGCCGAAGTGTTCAACAGATGCTTTGATGTTGAATTAACTGGTTTTGTATAAAATATATACAAGACTGTCACAAATATAATTTGTGAAGAGCTATCATTCATTGTGGAATTAATATATTTTTATATTTATAACCTTGGGTGTACACTCTCAAGGCTATTTTTATGTTTATCTTACTTACTTCACTTATGGGGATTTTGATACCAATAAGGGGGAGAAAAAAATGGAAAGCTCAGTAGAGCAAAATAATGAGCGTGATAATGAACTAAAAAGAGGACTTAAGACTAGACATTTAAGTATGATTGCCATAGGAGGAGCTATTGGAACAGGAATATTTTTAGCATTAGGTGCTACTATTAATCAGGCAGGTCCTGGAGGAGCACTAGTAGCTTATGGCTGTATAGGAATTATGGTTTATTTTTTAATGACGGGCTTAGGAGAAATGGCTACTTATATGCCGGTTTCAGGCTCTTTTGGTGTTTATGCCACTAAATTTGTAGATCCGGCTTTAGGATTTGCATTAGGATGGAATTATTGGTACAATTGGGCAATAACTGTAGCTGCAGAAATGGTAGCAGGAGCGCTCATAATGAAATATTGGCTGCCAGGTGTACCAGCTATTGTGTGGAGTGTGTGTTTTTTAGCTGTAATAGTTTTATTAAATTTATTATCTGCAAGAGCTTATGGAGAATCAGAATTTTGGTTTGCAGGCATCAAAGTAGTAACCGTTATCGTTTTTATATTAGTAGGAGTAGCAACTATTATAGGCATATTTAATGGGAATCCAGTAGGACTTAAAAATTTTACAGTAGGAGAAGCACCTTTTGTAGGCGGCTTTAAATCTATATTCTTGGTATTTTTGATTGCAGGTTTTTCTTTCCAGGGTACTGAATTAGTGGGCATAGCTGCGGGAGAAAGTGAAAATCCAGAAAAAACCATACCAAAAGCTATTAATAGTATATTTTGGAGAATACTAATATTTTATATAGGAACAATATTTGTAGTAGGTGCCATAATTCCGTATATGAATGCAGGAGTTGACACAAGTCCTTTTACTCTGGTATTTAAAAAGGCTGGTATAGCAGGAGCTGCATCTCTTATGAATGCGGTTATATTGACTTCAGTGCTGTCAGCAGGAAACTCTGGAATGTATGCTTCAACTAGAATGTTGTATTCTATGGCTAAAGATAAGAAAGCACCTGCCTGGCTGGCAAAAGTTAATTCACGAGGAGTGCCTGTAAATTCATTGATACTTACAACAATAGTAGCATCTGCATGTTTTTTAACAGGGCTTTATGCGGAAAGTACAGTGTATGTTTGGCTGGTAGCAGCTTCAGGTCTTGCAGGATTTGTAGCATGGCTTGGTATAGCAATTTGCCATTATCGTTTTAGAAAAGCTTATGTTGCTCAAAATAGAGATTTTGGAAGATTAAAATATAAGGCTAAATTATTTCCTTTAGGACCTATAATAGCATTGGTACTTTGTATCATAGTTATCTTGGGACAAGGAGTTACTTATTTTGAAGCTAACAATATAGATTGGAGTGGAGTAACTTCATCTTATATAGGACTTCCGCTATTTTTAGGATTGTGGATATGGTATAAGAAAAAATATAGTACTAAGGTAATAAAGCTAGAAGAAGTAGATTTTGACAGTATTGAAGAGGAAGTAAAATTATAAT
This genomic interval from Clostridium kluyveri contains the following:
- a CDS encoding aminopeptidase codes for the protein MSKDLTKKYKYAWDKYSKKDFKLLFELSDGYKDFMSRCKTERECVREFILRAEKNGYKDLESIINEKAVLKPGDKVYANNKDKTLALFIIGNKDIQEGMRILGAHVDSPRIDLKQNPLYEDTELALLDTHYYGGIKKYQWVTIPLAIHGVVVKKDGSKVEIVVGEKEDEPVVGISDLLVHLSSTQMERKANKVIEGEDLNILVGSIPIQDKEAKDRVKQNILRLLNDKYKMEEEDFVSAELEVVPAGPARDFGLDRSMIMAYGQDDRICAYTSFVAMMNINNPDKTCATLLVDKEEIGSVGATGMHSRFFENTVAEIIALCGDYNDLKLRRVLTNSKMLSSDVSAAFDPNYPSVMEKNNSAYFGKGIVFNKYTGSKGKSGCNDANPEYIAELRNIMEKDDVYWQTSELGKVDQGGGGTIAYILARYNMQVIDCGIALQNMHAPWEVASKADIYEAVKGYTAFLNRI
- a CDS encoding PHP domain-containing protein, giving the protein MYKKGDFHLHTTASDGKLSPAEIVTNSKKAGLDIIAITDHDTISGIDSALYQGEKVNIKVIPGLELSTLYNNKSVHILGYFKDPSFISLKFKNFLKEMDSYRVERGKKIVYNLNKFFNINISYENIVKNAHGIITRPHIAQAIIDEGYNYSFQDIFKNFIGESCAAYVPNKKLSTLEGIKILQSLNALVVLAHPVLIKDIDIEELIKLPFHGIEAIYANNSAEDTNKFIEYAKKYNKMITAGSDFHGSTSQKDKSSKHSHAIGEVFLDEDGINIFLDKLNSM
- a CDS encoding alpha/beta-type small acid-soluble spore protein — its product is MASNRTNRVLVPQAKEALNRFKMESAREVGVNLKEGYNGDLTSREAGSVGGNMVKKMVQAYEQNLK
- a CDS encoding phage holin family protein, whose amino-acid sequence is MGDTKRESEKSSIGGYIVRFILTVIVLGITSFLTPGFRIVGLWSYLVAAVVISLIDYFVEKFMGVDASPFGKGIKGFIIAAIILYLTQFLVPNMSVSILGAIIASVVIGILDAVIPGRVM
- a CDS encoding bacteriohemerythrin, producing MFEWKDDYNCGIKRIDEEHKRLFEIGESVYDLIINENHVDYFGDVLNLIDDLKEYTVYHFEDEERIMKLYDYPKYKEQKKAHDAFINKIESLDLEELDEDIQKSVLKLLDFIYDWISKHILGMDLKLKDYFDSLKPKKSNESI
- a CDS encoding amino acid permease codes for the protein MESSVEQNNERDNELKRGLKTRHLSMIAIGGAIGTGIFLALGATINQAGPGGALVAYGCIGIMVYFLMTGLGEMATYMPVSGSFGVYATKFVDPALGFALGWNYWYNWAITVAAEMVAGALIMKYWLPGVPAIVWSVCFLAVIVLLNLLSARAYGESEFWFAGIKVVTVIVFILVGVATIIGIFNGNPVGLKNFTVGEAPFVGGFKSIFLVFLIAGFSFQGTELVGIAAGESENPEKTIPKAINSIFWRILIFYIGTIFVVGAIIPYMNAGVDTSPFTLVFKKAGIAGAASLMNAVILTSVLSAGNSGMYASTRMLYSMAKDKKAPAWLAKVNSRGVPVNSLILTTIVASACFLTGLYAESTVYVWLVAASGLAGFVAWLGIAICHYRFRKAYVAQNRDFGRLKYKAKLFPLGPIIALVLCIIVILGQGVTYFEANNIDWSGVTSSYIGLPLFLGLWIWYKKKYSTKVIKLEEVDFDSIEEEVKL